The stretch of DNA TTGTAAAAACCGTTTGAGCCGTTTCCCACGTTTGCACAGGAGAAAGGACACTCAggcctgcccttacctccccgctgTGTCCATGTAGAATGGTATTTCGCCACTAGGTGGCAGCACCAGGCCACGGCCTCCAGCTCCTGGAGGTCAATGCCACGTGCCCTGTCCACTGACCTTTAGAACCACCCATTTCTCCATCAGACACATCAAAGGAGCCAATTCTTTTCTCCTTAACCCTTTTTAAATGCTTGCATCACATTCCTGTAGACGACGAACTACTGGAAGTTATGCTATCACCTCATCGATTCCCTCCACAGCCCTGCAGGGGGCTCCGCACTCCCTTTCCGAGGAGCAAAGCGAGCGTTCAGTTTGCTGAAGTCACACGCAGGCCCCGAGTTCCCTGCCGCCCTCCGTGGTGACTGTCTCCCTGTCACGGGAGTGCGAGGACCCGCCGTGCTGTGACCAGCTCAGTCTTCAGTCACTGTCTCCGCCGAGTGTGGGGAGCCCCTGGTCGGAGGCACCTCCCCGGAGAGAGCTGGAgccagcggggaggggcgggcgggcccTGGGCCTGACTGTCCTTTGTGTGCCCCGTGCCCCAGTTCCGGAACCCCAGGGCGTCCCTGCGTGTCCGGCTCTGTGACCTGCTGGGCCACCTGCAGCGGAGCAGCGAGCGGGACTGCCAGGAGTTCTACCGCGCCCTCTACATCCACGCGCAGCCCCTGCACGGCCGCCTGCCCAGCAGGCACACCGGGCGTAAGTGCACGCCAGCGCCAGGCCTCCGCCTGCTCGCCCTCCggcagcctcccgccgcccatcTCCTCCCTGTGGCCCCAGCGCGGAGGGAGGGTGTCTGGCCACACAGATATctctgcctccttgtctctgtctctttcttttgtgCCAGTTTCTACACAAAAGGTAGCATGTGCCTCTTCCGCCTGTAACCCAGTGCATTGTGGGCACCCTCCCTTCCTGACCACACTCCCCGGTGGGGCCAGCCTGCGTGAACTGGCCCGTGGgtgccgcccgccgccgcccagTCCTGAGGCGTCCGCACCcggcccaggaggaggggctgctccCCCAACTCTTAGGAGTCAGAGGCCCCAGGGATGGGGTGGCTCACCCGGGCCCCTCAGCCGTCTGCCCCACGGCGGGCCCGCAGCACTGGCTCTGGGCTCCGGCACCGACAGTGCTGTCACGCCAGCCGTGGCGCCCTCCGGCCCTGCGCGGCCCGGCTCCGGgtgctctcagggtgtctggcAGGTGGCCACTTGGGGCTGACGTGGCATCGTCAGACCTTGGACCGGCACCTCGCGGTCACGAGGGAacagtgccccccccccatgaCTCCTCGGGTCCCAGGAAGTGGACACAAGGAGACCCCCAACTATGCAGGGTCCCTTCCCCGGCGCCAACTCCACCAAGCGGGCCGGAGGCTCAGGGGCAGCACagccgggggctggggggcccgGGGGCCAGGGACCTCGGGAGCCCCCTTGGCTTCCTGCGGGCGGCGACCACTTTCCTCTCTGGCCCCACCAACTGCGCCCTCTGCTTCTGTTTCCAGAGAACTCCGAGTGCGCAGACCTGGACTCGGGCACCACCAGCCACGCGCTCAGCGACAGGGGTAACCGCCGCCCCCGCCCAGGGCTCCCCTCCACCGGGGCTCCCCTCACGGAGGCTCTGGCCCTGTTGAGATTGCTCCCCGTGCCCTCACCCAGCGGACCCCGGCATGGGTACCAGCCTGTCCCTCGTGGCCCAAGGACTGCACCCGCCCTTAGAGGTGCGAGAGCCGCTCACCCTTGCTTCCCCCCAGGACCCATGGCCTTCCTGGCCTGCCTCGGCCTGGCCGCGGGGCTGGCCCTCCTCGTCTACTGCTGCCCTCCAGGTGGGTGCCGCTCGGTGCGGCCTGGCTCCGAGCCCAGGGCGGAggccccccccacgccccccggGCACAGTGCCCGCCCAGCTCTGCAGgaaggcccggcccggccctccgTGCCGCTGTGCTCCCACCGCAGCGGGACAGGGGCCGGCTGAGGGGAACGGGGTGTGGGGCCCAGTGGTGGTGGCCCCGGTTCCTACACTTGGCCCTCAGTGACCCCTCCAGGGTCAGAGAATGAGGCCCTTTGGGAGGAGGGGTGCATGAAGCAGGGCTCAGGGCTTAGAAAGCCCTGCCTGCGTGGGGCCTGGGGTCCCCTCCAGTGTCATGGccgtgacgggggggggggggcccagggctggcccaggcccGGCAGGGCGTCTCTGCCGCTCCTTTGTGGCATGGTGAGATTGCCGAGGTCGGGGGTCAGTGCCTGGCCGGCCTCTCGGCGTTGCGACCAGCATCACCGGGTGTGGGCTGGcggtgcccagaggccctgagaccCCGTGTGCTCCAGACCCCAAGGTGCCGCCCGGGGCCCGGCGCGTCCTGGGCTTCTCGCCGCTCATCATGGACAGACACGTCAGCCGCTTCCTGCTGGCCTTCCTGGCGGCCGAGCCGGGGGGCCTCTGACGaccagccccctcctgccccgccgcccgccgcacACCAAAGAGCCCGCCGCCCCGGCCTGGGCCTCCGCCTTCCCGAAGGCTCGCCTCTCACTCCGGCTCCCTGTGAGCCACCTCCTCCTCTTGCCAAGGTGCTCGGTGATTAAACGCGGGAGTCCCCTCCCTTCTCAGGAGTGCTTCTGGGTGATCCTGACCTGGTtcctcgcccgcccgcccgccggcggTCAGGCTCAGGCCGCActccccagcacaggcccctgctctgcccctcccagACACCCCCACTGCCCCGCCATGTCCCCTGCTGCAGTCCCCCCTCCACCGCCTCCTTCCACTGCTCTCCTGAGCTcccacctcccacacccaccccctctcacctccacctccacccgccCCAGGCCCGAGAGGGGGTAGGAGAGCACTCACCACCAGCCTCTGCACcaagcctgggctgtgggccctgcctgcctgtgccACCCGGTGAGGAGCAAGGCCGAGGTGGAGGCTGGTCAGCCACGAAAGAGGACCCGGCACGGGGCGTGCAGGCTGAGCCacatttcctcccccccccccccccccccgtggcctgTCCCCAGGAGACCCGCCTCCGGGGCTGCTGGCCCCACAGGCACCCGTGGAACAGCGCCCTTCATCCCCCCAcacgggaggggagggcaggtagcaGTGGTTCAGAGCCTGGAAACAAACACCAAGTCTTGTCCGGGATCCCAGGAGAAAGGGAATCCAGACTGCAAACAGCCCAAGGAACATTCTAGAagttttagagatgaaaaacacCATTGTGCTTCCCCAGGTCCTGAGCTCTGGCTCCTTAAGCCCTCCATCAGCTGCTGCGGTTTGGCACTGCTGTCCTCTTCCTCAGTGCACGGCCCCTGCCCAGGtgctgccacgccccccccccccccccgtctcctcTGGCTCACGCTGTGGGAGTAGCTCATGCATGAGGGTGAATAGCACGTGTGGGGCCCAGCACTGCTCCTGGTACTCACTGCTGCGGACATGCTGGCTCCCCGCGGGCCTGATGGGCGCCACCCTCTGACAGGTGGGGGGTCCGAGGCTTGGAGCCCAGGACCGCACCGAAGCTGAGAGTGGGGCTCCATTGCCCTCCCAACGTGcagggcacaggcacaggcagtCATACATGCAGGCCACACGCAAACACACGCACAGCTCTTCTGTACACGTGCACACGCATGGAGAGCAGGCTGCGGGCCTTGGCCTGGCCCGATGGGTCCTCCTGTGATTGTCTCCCTCttgccagccccctccccccccccgctggggaAACAGCATATTTGTCAACCCAGGGATCATGAGTTTGTGTTTTCCACAGACGTTTCCGGAGGCACGAGGCACAGAGGAACCAGCTCCCGGACACGGGGTCTGCCCTCGGGGAAGTGGGTGCAGGAGCACTCCCCCTGCCAGGCGGCCAGGACAGTGGCTGGCCACTCGCTCCACCGCTtggggctgcaggctggggcatCTGCACGTGGGCACCTGGCTGGGAGCTGCTCCTCGGGCACACTGGGTAGCACTGCCAGCAAAGCTGTCCCTGCACGTCCCCTCCCGTTGACCGCCTTGCTGGGCACGTGGCCCAGGCAGGTTTCTGGGGCAGCGAGAGCAGTTATTGCCCCCAGTGGGCAGGTGAGCGAGGGGACGCCTCTGGGCCTGGCTCTGGGTCAGGGGTGAAGGCTGTGGTGAgcctgccgccccctccccgtGTGAGCCATCTCCCATcgccccagaggcccagagcgagAAGGGACTAGTGCCTGTGCCACTTCCAGGGTCAGCTGGGCGGGGCTGAGCAGGTCCTCAGGCCAGCAGACCCCTGTGCTCAGCCTGGCACAGCCTGTCCATCTGCAGCTTCTCCCACCATGGCCTGGCAAGGTCCTGGTTCCTGGGTGAAGGTCTGCGGGCAGAAGCTGGGGTGTTCTCCATGCTTGTCCTGCGCCCTGAGACACAGCTGGGGAAGGTGACAGGCAGACAAGACAGCTGGGGAAGGTGGCAGGCAGACAACTGGGGAAGGTGATAGTGCTGGGTGAATGTGACAGCTGGGAAAGGTGACAGCTGGGGAAAGGTGACAGGCAGACAGCTGGGAAAGGTGACAGGCAGCTGGGAAAGgtgacagacagacagctgggaaaggtgacagacagacagctgggaaaggtgacaggcagacagctgggaaaggtgacagacagctgggaaaggtgacaggcagacagctgggaaaggtgacagacagctggggaaggtgacagacagctgggaaaggtgacagacagctgggaaaggtgacaggcagacagctgggaaaggtgacagacagacagctggggAAGGTGACAGGCAGACAGCTGGGTGAATGTGACAGGCAGACAGCTGGGAAAGGTGACAGGCAGCTGGGAAAGGTGACAGGCAGACAGCTGGGAAAGGTGACAGACAGCTGGGAAAGGTGACAGCTGGGAAAGgtgacagacagacagctgggaaaggtgacagacagacagctgggaAAGGTGACAGGCAGACAGCTGGGAAAGGTGACAGACAGCTGGGAAAGGTGACAGGCAGACAGCTGGGGAAGGTGACAGACAGCTGGGGAAGGTGACAGGCAGACAGCTGGGAAAGGTGACAGGCAGACAGCTGGGGAAGGTGACAGACAGCTGGGGAAGGTGACAGGCAGACAGCTGGGGAAGGTGACAGGCAGACAGCTGGGAAAGGTGACAGGCAGACAGCTGGGGAAGGTGACAGGCAGACAGCTGGGAAAGGTGACAGGCAGCTGGGAAAGGTGACAGCTGGGGAAGGTGACAGGCAGACAGCTGGGAAGGGTGACAGACAGCTGGGGAAGGTGACAGGCAGACAGCTGGGAAAGGTGACAGACAGCTGGGAAGGGTGACAGGCAGACAGCTGGGAAGGGTGACAGCTGGGGAAGGTGACAGGCAGACAGCTGGGTGAATGTGACAGGGATGCGATGTCCATGTGAAGGTGACTGACAGAGATACCAGGGGGCAGGGAACAGAGGCCCCAGTGGGCAGGGACAGACACCTGTCTGCAGGCTGCAGACTGAGAAATGAGAGCCTGGGTCTAAGCTGCCCAGGCTGCAGACTCCATCACAGCATCCTGGACGGACGGAGGCAGGTCCGACAGACAAGGGGCCCAGCTGCCCCTCACCTCAGGCCCACGAGGCCCACGGTTCCCTCCCGCGTGAGGCGTGCTCAGTGCCGTCCCAGGGCTGGACTGCCTGGGAGCTGTGAGGCCGGGTGCTTGTCTCTGGCTGGGGCTGCACCACTTCCTGTGACTCCCGACTTTTTCTTTTATCCACACCCCCCAAGCCCTGCCCTCGAGGCCCCAAGCCCACCCTGGAGCCCAGGCCGCCTTGGAGCTTCCTCAGTCCTCAGCCCCGACGGCCCTTCCCCAATGCTGCCTGGAGCTGGCCCTTCCCCAATGCTGCCTGGAGCTGGTGGAGCCGGCAaggcctcccctgggctgggactcggggagggaggagcggggcaGCCGTGTCgaggcccagccagggcccagctgcCCGCCCCCTGTCAGTCAGCGCTCGTGACCAGGGTGAGTGAAGCCCTTCCGGCACGGAAACCACAGGCCAGCCCTTCCTGTTGACCCGCCCGCGGGACCTCGCGTCTGTCCCCAGCTTCCCACCGCCACGCTGGTGACGGACAGGTGCGGCCACGCCTCTGCGCCCGTGAACGAGCTGCCCCTTGCCTGGAGCACTCCCTACTGTTCCCCAGCGCCTCCTACTCCCACTCTGGCCCCGGGCAaagtgccacctcctccaggaagccctgcccGACAGTCCACGTGCCGCATGGCGTTCACTGCACATCAGACCACACGTGCAACAGGGCCAGAGATCTGACCGGAGCCTCAAAATTCCTCTCGCCTAGCGCCCCCATGGCCCTGGAACGTCGTAGGCAGGCATCACTCACGGGCTCGTGGCGAGGCTGCTGACACAAGCCCGCCGACTGCCGGTCATAGAACACGTGCAGCACATGCAATTGTGCACAGGACATAGTCTGATAACAACGTAACTGTGACTGTTTATATGTTTACTATTTATacttcttactagaggcccggcgcacaaaattcgtgtgcgggtacggtccctaggcctggcctgctctCAGGCCCATCTTCCCccgctgcctgcagccggccccaccccccactgccacccacccccggttccccattcgccatcgggcaatcggagcctgctggccagggaaaggggccGAGCGGTGGTCGGTGCGCCTCGTAGTGCTGGTCATTCTGCCGGtagggtc from Eptesicus fuscus isolate TK198812 chromosome 15, DD_ASM_mEF_20220401, whole genome shotgun sequence encodes:
- the CARD19 gene encoding caspase recruitment domain-containing protein 19 isoform X2, translated to MTEQTYCDRLVQDTPFLLGPGRLSEQQVDRIILQLNRYCPQILSNKDAEKFRNPRASLRVRLCDLLGHLQRSSERDCQEFYRALYIHAQPLHGRLPSRHTGQNSECADLDSGTTSHALSDRDPKVPPGARRVLGFSPLIMDRHVSRFLLAFLAAEPGGL
- the CARD19 gene encoding caspase recruitment domain-containing protein 19 isoform X1; the protein is MTEQTYCDRLVQDTPFLLGPGRLSEQQVDRIILQLNRYCPQILSNKDAEKFRNPRASLRVRLCDLLGHLQRSSERDCQEFYRALYIHAQPLHGRLPSRHTGQNSECADLDSGTTSHALSDRGPMAFLACLGLAAGLALLVYCCPPDPKVPPGARRVLGFSPLIMDRHVSRFLLAFLAAEPGGL
- the CARD19 gene encoding caspase recruitment domain-containing protein 19 isoform X3, yielding MTAEFDRQRSRCHWQPRTGQRADLLRPAGAGHAFPAGPWAPERAAGGQDHPAAEPLLPPDPQQQGCGKENSECADLDSGTTSHALSDRGPMAFLACLGLAAGLALLVYCCPPDPKVPPGARRVLGFSPLIMDRHVSRFLLAFLAAEPGGL